One genomic window of Corticium candelabrum chromosome 9, ooCorCand1.1, whole genome shotgun sequence includes the following:
- the LOC134184177 gene encoding protein SPT2 homolog, whose protein sequence is MDFSQLMKVAAQNNLQIQRKLDERKRRKAESEAAEKKSNSLIISSDAVTAHLPKKPHLPPVVHVRSVKKRGGGRKVDDLELDDGKRSTGHGVSSKKQKTVDIRKKDTWPSGEVGKKEYGSRKREAVEKTTKDRKPMNFVELMSLAREQKEAEMKGKEKERETKSAREVTGKAHAQKEVSLNSIGKPIRGDKTTGKQTIHEGKSIGTRVKEKCVNGAQPIKAASKALPRCTMTSTTIENSSHQFHKRRHDKRNRESSSEEMKVKRLHVNPYLSIDDFPRKTTQQTKTSKKRHHRVSEELDFIDDDDSEDVDVSSHIREIFGYDRHKYGFENPSTACMETSYRDIMKEEKMSARIGHLEDLEEERKEREMMAKRKKNDNTHQSYRN, encoded by the exons ATGGATTTCAGTCAGCTGATGAAAGTAGCAGCACAGAATAATCTTCAGATACAGCGAAAG TTGGACGAGCGGAAACGAAGGAAGGCTGAGTCAGAAGCAGCTGAAAAGAAGAGCAATAGTCTTATTATTTCGTCAGATGCAGTAACAGCTCACTTGCCGAAGAAACCACATCTACCTCCAG TTGTACACGTACGTTCAGTTAAGAAAAGAGGAGGCGGAAGAAAGGTCGATGATTTAGAACTAGATGACGGAAAAAGGTCTACTGGCCATGGTGTGTCCTCGAAGAAGCAAAAAACCGTAGACATAAGAAAGAAGGACACTTGGCCTTCAGGGGAGGTGGGAAAGAAGGAGTATGGATCTAGAAAGAGAGAAGCTGTTGAAAAGACAACCAAAGACAGGAAACCCATGAATTTCGTAGAGTTAATGAGCTTGGCTAGAGAACAGAAGGAAGCAGAAATGAAGGGGAAAGAAAaggaaagagaaacaaaatcTGCAAGAGAAGTAACTGGTAAGGCACATGCACAAAAAGAAGTTTCATTGAATAGCATTGGAAAGCCAATTCGTGGAGACAAAACGACAGGAAAACAGACAATTCATGAAGGAAAAAGCATCGGGACTAGAGTGAAAGAAAAATGTGTTAATGGAGCCCAACCAATTAAGGCAGCAAGTAAAGCTCTCCCTAGATGCACCATGACCAGTACAACTATTGAAAACTCTTCACATCAATTTCACAAGAGAAGACACGATAAGAGGAATAGAGAGAGCAGCAGTGAAGAAATGAAAGTAAAGAGACTACATGTGAATCCTTATCTTAGTATCGATGACTTTCCTAGAAAaaccacacaacaaacaaaaacttcAAAGAAGAGACATCATCGTGTCTCTGAAGAGTTGGATTTCATAGATGATGACGATTCAGAAGATGTCGACGTTTCCTCACACATCAGAGAAATTTTTGGATATGACCGGCACAA ATATGGATTCGAAAATCCATCAACCGCATGCATGGAGACCAGCTATCGTGACATAATGAAGGAAGAAAAGATGAG tgCTAGGATAGGGCATCTGGAAGATCTCGAAGAAGAGAGGAAAGAAAGGGAAATGATGGCCAAGCGAAAGAAGAATGATAATACGCACCAGTCATACAGAAACTAA
- the LOC134184176 gene encoding uncharacterized protein LOC134184176, which yields MESDKKACDIDKLTVAALKRRRLELEKETERLKKILKRAKSKVRSKQRSENQGLPYGTQSQYQNQTDSIQNSFPSVATFNKLLSPLMLSSSVSGQLPQRRVCRFPPINLVDIQATESEFCLSTTEFGEMMNKKSDNSLHKTDSGASHDADINTRTTHENVCSHSHLSVDCNKDISHVLTSHQSFDECVGEDCQMMDDCITKKKQTNDSLSHFAISADKCETVEETNESSNSHSRCLSMEFFSKQFNSQCHKTADIVRKSSSQPVQNDEHWKELRVYGRQFRPARKSMSFSVGDCGTHVRDMSICLHNEAMVSQELVQEQSENGKSTSNNSINNDSGLCDVTVSLQHFNSVEAVSCCSGKLLLHDTDTKKGTQQDDVFIIAVSTACHLVVWHSTTAANWQVLLALPLNKEEGEVVKQLSVVPVSSGICVVGGGNFISCAVRVYRIVSLESFSFFDVYSENTTFKQLCVISSCYSGLSDDYLVDATVNKSNVLQVIRHTMGSNWCEVVDCHTLPTLESSSDLHSLQSVSHSDMMIGTTSCCILVWNVISCLLLNSVSLGDVHIPLSLYCLSAVHDKEVIFLTLIHTSPNGHSGCTLVAYHESAGVCTKLVDYALMCAESKRFTGVGIEMGREIIAALEPQTVGVWNKLTGQCSRIFHHEVGITSTCCHEEKQLLLLGLADGDVLVIKYSNLLTE from the exons ATGGAA AGTGATAAAAAGGCTTGTGACATCGACAAACTAACTGTAGCGGCTCTGAAGAGACGAAGATTAGAATTAGAGAAAGAAACGGAGAGGTTGAAGAAGATACTAAAG CGTGCCAAATCAAAAGTAAGAAGTAAGCAGAGGTCAGAGAATCAAGGCTTACCTTATGGAACTCAGAGTCAATATCAAAATCAAACTGATTCTATTCAAAACTCCTTTCCGTCAGTTGCAACATTCAACAAACTATTGTCACCATTGATGCTGTCTTCATCAGTGTCTGGTCAATTGCCACAAAGGAGAGTATGTCGATTTCCACCAATTAATTTGGTTGACATTCAAGCAACAGAATCCGAATTTTGTCTTTCAACCACTGAATTTGGAGAGATGATGAACAAAAAGAGTGACAATAGTTTGCATAAAACTGATTCGGGTGCCTCTCATGATGCTGACATAAACACAAGGACAACGCACGAGAACGTTTGTTCTCATTCTCATCTGAGTGTTGATTGCAATAAAGACATTTCACATGTACTCACTTCTCATCAGTCGTTTGATGAATGTGTCGGTGAAGACTGTCAAATGATGGATGATTGTATTAccaaaaagaaacagacaaatgacagttTATCACATTTTGCAATTAGTGCTGATAAGTGTGAAACAGTTGAAGAAACTAATGAGTCAAGTAACTCTCATTCACGCTGTTTGAGTATGGAATTCTTCAGTAAACAGTTTAACTCACAATGCCACAAGACTGCGGACATAGTAAGAAAGAGTTCCAGTCAGCCAGTTCAAAATGATGAACATTGGAAAGAGTTGAGAGTGTATGGACGGCAGTTTCGACCAGCAAGAAAATCGATGTCATTTTCTGTTGGTGATTGTGGTACTCATGTTCGTGATATGAGCATCTGTCTTCACAATGAAGCAATGGTTTCTCAAGAGTTAGTTCAAG AACAATCTGAAAATGGTAAATCAACAAGTAATAACAGTATAAACAATGACAGTGGACTGTGTGATGTGACAGTCAGCTTACAG CACTTCAATTCAGTTGAAGCTGTCAGCTGCTGTTCAGGCAAACTATTGCTACATGATACTGATACAAAGAAAGGAACACAACAGGATgatgtatttattattgcaGTTAGCACTGCATGCCATTTAGTTGTATGGCATAGTACCACAGCAGCCAATTGGCAAGTCTTGCTTGCTTTGCCTCTTAACAAG GAAGAAGGCGAGGTCGTCAAGCAGTTGTCAGTGGTTCCCGTCTCCTCTGGAATTTGTGTAGTTGGTGGAGGAAATTTTATATCTTGTGCTGTCAG AGTGTATCGAATTGTCTCACTTGAAAGCTTTTCATTCTTTGATGTTTACTCTGAAAA TACTACGTTCAAGCAGCTATGTGTCATATCATCATGTTATTCTGGTCTAAGTGACGATTACCTAGTTGACGCAACAGTGAATAAGTCCAACGTTTTACAAGTGATTCGACACACAATGGGCAGTAACTGGTG TGAAGTGGTTGATTGTCACACGCTTCCAACACTCGAGTCATCGAGTGACTTACACTCTCTCCAGTCTGTTTCTCACAGTGACATGATGATTGGAACAACATCATGCTGCATACTCGTTTG GAAtgtgatttcttgtcttctgTTAAACTCAGTTTCTCTTGGTGATGTACATATTCCTCTTTCATTATATTGCCTTTCAGCTGTACACGACAAG GAAGTGATATTTTTGACTCTTATTCATACTTCACCAAACGGGCACTCAGGATGCACGTTGGTTGCGTATCATGAATCTGCAGGAGTTTGTACTAAGTTGGTTGACTATGCTCTCATGTGTGCAGAATCAAagag ATTTACTGGTGTTGGTATTGAAATGGGGAGAGAAATCATTGCAGCTTTGGAACCACAAACAGTGGGAGTATGGAATAAACTAACTGGTCAATGTTCTAGAATATTCCACCATGAAG TTGGCATTACCAGCACATGTTGTCACGAGGAGAAACAGCTTCTGTTACTAGGGTTAGCAGATGGAGATGTTCTTGTGATCAAGTATAGCAATTTATTAACAGAATGA
- the LOC134184180 gene encoding protein BUD31 homolog, producing the protein MRTGLVHGHKIMPKVRRSRKRPPEGWELIEPTLDELDQKMREAETETHEGKRKVEAMWPIFRIHHQRSRYIFDLFYKRRAISRELYDYCLNEGIADQNLIAKWKKQGYENLCCLRCIQTKDMNFGSNCICRVPKSKLEEGKIVECVHCGCRGCSG; encoded by the exons atgcgtacagGTCTAGTGCACGGCCACAAAATTATGCCGAAAGTACGGAGAAGTAGGAAGAGGCCACCAGAGGGATGGGAGCTCATTGAACCCACACTCGATGAGCTGGATCAGAAGATGAGAGAGG CTGAAACTGAGACACACGAAGGTAAAAGGAAGGTAGAAGCCATGTGGCCAATATTCAG GATACATCACCAAAGGTCAAGAtatatttttgatttattttaCAAACGACGAGCCATCAGCAGAG AACTCTATGACTACTGCCTTAATGAAGGAATAGCAGATCAAAATCTGATAGCCAAGTGGAAAAAG CAAGGATATGAGAATCTATGCTGTCTTCGCTGCATTCAAACCAAAGACATGAATTTTGGTTCAAATTGTATTTGCCGTGTACCGAAGAGCAAACTAGAAGAAGGCAAAATTGTTGAATGTGTTCACTGTGGTTGCCGGGGTTGCTCTGGATAA
- the LOC134184957 gene encoding uncharacterized protein LOC134184957, whose product MIDEGVQANCEPAVRPGSKRIEGTKADELEPKRFCEQNEDDVDTDEAVGDRIKDGLSSSASPVCRSSNAKTSITDEMNADVENKLTCSAPQTTNVDRKKEERREEQQFFHKENCASVDAIQKAEDTVDEQKDNDFEKSEKSTNSNVNYENQLIQSSDENREINVDLHDTTKGVVSTAISVLTDEHLSKNDEQQSTSNEAELRADIDRVEITDSQLIMSVSEASVVAKCIPLPNDSLAETTSLIKGLINELSSLNRFILDVNKKMEGARRQRQELMRISKRRGNSTTQKKL is encoded by the coding sequence atgatagATGAGGGAGTGCAGGCTAACTGTGAACCTGCTGTCAGGCCTGGCTCCAAGAGAATTGAGGGCACGAAGGCAGATGAATTGGAACCAAAGAGATTTTGTGAACAAAACGAAGATGATGTCGACACTGATGAAGCGGTGGGGGACCGAATCAAGGACGGTTTGTCGTCATCCGCATCACCGGTATGTAGGTCGTCCAACGCAAAGACAAGCATTACGGACGAAATGAATGCAGACGTAGAAAACAAGCTCACTTGCAGTGCACCACAGACAACCAACGTTGACCGGAAAAAGGAGGAAAGGCGCGAAGAGCAACAATTTTTCCACAAAGAAAATTGCGCGAGTGTGGACGCAATTCAGAAAGCTGAAGACACAGTTGATGAACAAAAGGACAACGACTTTGAGAAGAGCGagaaatcaacaaacagcaacgtaAATTATGAGAATCAGCTGATACAGAGCAGTGAcgaaaacagagaaataaatGTAGATCTACACGACACAACAAAAGGAGTAGTGTCCACTGCAATCTCAGTATTGACTGACGAACATCTGAGTAAAAATGATGAACAACAGTCGACATCAAATGAAGCAGAACTGCGTGCGGACATAGACCGAGTTGAAATTACCGACTCTCAACTCATCATGTCCGTGTCAGAAGCAAGCGTTGTGGCCAAATGTATTCCATTGCCAAACGATAGTCTAGCTGAAACGACTTCTCTTATCAAAGGTCTGATCAACGAATTGTCGTCACTCAACCGTTTCATATTGGACGTCAACAAAAAGATGGAAGGAGCGCGACGGCAAAGGCAAGAGCTAATGAGAATCTCGAAGAGAAGGGGAAATTCAACAACACAGAAAAAACTGTGA
- the LOC134183986 gene encoding small ribosomal subunit protein uS4-like: MVRTVCSKTYQTPRRPFEKERLDHELKMIGEYGLRCKREVWRVKYALAKMRKAARELLTLDEKDRRRLFEGNALLRRLVRVGVLDDSRMKLDYVLGLRVEDFLERRLQTQVFKLGLAKSIHHARVLIKQRHIRVRKQIVNVPSFIVRLDSQKHIDFALTSPYGGGRPGRVKRKNMKKAQSAAGGDDDDEDDD, from the exons ATGGTTCGGACTGTTTGTTCGAAGACTTACCAGACGCCTCGGCGGCCGTTCGAGAAAGAACGACTCGACCACGAGCTCAAAATGATCGGTGAATACGGTCTGCGCTGCAAACGTGAAGTGTGGCGCGTGAAGTACGCGCTCGCCAAGATGAGGAAAGCGGCAAGAGAGCTGCTGACACTCGACGAGAAAGACCGGCGACGGCTGTTTGAAGGCAATGCCCTTCTTCGTCGTCTGGTTCGTGTCGGCGTGCTGGACGACAGTCGCATGAAACTCGATTATGTGTTGGGATTGAGAGTCGAGGATTTCCTCGAGAGGCGACTGCAGACGCAGGTTTTCAAGCTCGGATTAGCGAAGTCCATCCATCACGCCAGAGTACTCATCAAGCAGAGACACATTCG AGTTAGGAAGCAAATTGTGAATGTCCCCTCATTTATTGTGAGGTTGGATTCTCAGAAGCACATTGATTTTGCATTGACGTCACCGTACGGAGGAGGCAGACCAGGGAGAGTGAAGAGAAAGAACATGAAGAAGGCACAGTCTGCAGCGGGTggagatgacgacgacgaagACGACGATTAA
- the LOC134183985 gene encoding cleavage and polyadenylation specificity factor subunit 4-like: MQEIICNVDDVIFDIEISLELQLGAQPLPFEGMDKSGAAICEFFLRNVCPRGSCCPFRHTTGDKSVVCKHWLRGLCKKGDLCEFLHEYDMTKMPECYFYAKYGVCNNKDCPYQHIDPESKMKDCPWYDRGFCKHGPHCRNRHTRRVLCQNYLCGFCVEGSHCKFVHPRFELPTYLSQGTSNQGTKLELTHFEPQPYVPGVRRPLDQVTCFKCGEKGHYANRCPRGAGAMAVPQMRNAQTSKS, translated from the exons ATGCAGGAAATCATCTGTAACGTAGATGACGTTATCTTCGACATTGAGATATCGCTCGAGCTTCAACTCGGTGCACAGCCATTGCCCTTTGAAGGAATGGACA AGTCAGGTGCTGCTATTTGTGAATTTTTCTTACGGAATGTTTGCCCTCGTGGAAGTTGCTGTCCATTCCGTCACACAACTGGTGATAAATCTGTCGTATGCAAACACTGGCTAAGGGGCTTGTGCAAGAAAGGAGACTTGTGCGAATTTTTACACGAGTACGATATGACAAAGATGCCCGAATGCTACTTCTATGCCAAATATG GTGTTTGTAACAATAAAGATTGTCCATACCAACATATCGATCCTGAGTCAAAGATGAAAGACTGCCCATGGTACGACCGAGGTTTCTGTAAACACG GTCCGCACTGTCGAAATCGTCACACTAGAAGAGTTTTGTGTCAGAACTACCTTTGCGGGTTCTGTGTAGAAGGATCCCATTGCAAATTTGTACA TCCACGTTTTGAGTTACCTACATACCTGAGTCAAGGTACTTCCAACCAAGGAACAAAA TTAGAGCTGACTCATTTTGAGCCACAGCCTTACGTGCCCGGAGTAAGACGACCACTAGATCAGGTCACATGTTTCAAG TGTGGAGAAAAGGGTCACTATGCCAACCGG TGCCCCCGAGGGGCAGGAGCAATGGCTGTCCCACAGATGCgaaatgcacaaacaagcaagagtTGA
- the LOC134183987 gene encoding 28 kDa heat- and acid-stable phosphoprotein-like, with translation MPRGKGRGHKGRARHYTTEAEVEEGREKARRQKEWQRKKGLLEESDEESEEKKSRDGETKEDGVARAAKIDIHDDEESESSDSSSDEEETEKRAKTKGVEDLIEIENPNRVSDKRKKATDIDLNAKVELTRREREAIEKERSEAHYRKLHMEGKTEEAQADLARLALVRKQREEAAKKREEEKKKKGDEERARIEEEKKRKEGAGHRSRRK, from the exons ATGCCTCGCG GTAAGGGAAGAGGTCACAAGGGAAGAGCCAGACACTACACAACCGAGGCAGAAGTAGAGGAGGGACGAGAGAAAGCTCGCAGACAGAAAGAATGGCAG CGGAAAAAGGGACTTCTTGAAGAATCTGACGAGGAAAGCGAAGAAAAGAAGAGCCGTGATGGTGAGACGAAGGAAGATGGAGTTGCAAGAGCCGCGAAGATAGACATACACGATGATGAAGAATCAGAATCATCTGACAGTTCAAGTGACGAGG AGGAAACGGAGAAGAGAGCGAAGACAAAAGGAGTAGAAGACTTGATTGAAATCGAGAATCCCAATCGGGTTTCAGACAAAAGAAAGAAGGCTACCGATATTGATTTAAATGCAAAAGTTGAACTGACCAGAAGAGAAAG AGAGGCAATTGAAAAGGAACGAAGTGAAGCTCATTATCGAAAGCTGCACATGGAAGGCAAGACAGAGGAAGCTCAGGCGGACTTAGCTCGGCTAGCCTTAGTTAGAAAACAGAGAGAGGAGGCTGCGAAAAAgagagaagaagagaagaagaaaaaggGAGACGAAGAAAGAGCGAGAAtagaagaagaaaagaaaagaaaggaaG GGGCTGGTCATCGATCGCGGAGGAAATAG